One genomic region from Bacillus rossius redtenbacheri isolate Brsri chromosome 6, Brsri_v3, whole genome shotgun sequence encodes:
- the LOC134532729 gene encoding RNA pseudouridylate synthase domain-containing protein 1-like, with protein MNYISDVVFMFILSYIRILWDKLSPFLKTLTSKAKHASVDSDRKILNILHKSTNFIVVNKDYDVVINSDDPSVEVSLQTQLHSVYPELVNHSLKHDFYFVHRLDYATSGVICVALNKRACSDATACFSARRARKYYVALVRGHVAWESARMDEAIGADGREGGGSGSHRMCVASSPHCESPRPASTRAVVAQRGLYDGAPATKLLLRPITGRRHQLRVHCASAGHTIVGDYTYSDRTDVAPYRMFLHALRLVLPIKSEPLDIRTDDSFTSHDPRNLWIPIETVNTMDTSFEKLDSGDE; from the exons ATGAATTACATCAGtgacgttgtatttatgtttatccTGTCATATATTCGTATTTTATGGGATAAATTGAGTCCGTTTTTAAAGACCTTGACTAGCAAAGCAAAACATGCTTCTGTTGACTCtgacagaaaaatattaaatattctacaCAAAAGCACGAATTTCATCGTCGTGAATAAGGATTACGATGTTGTAATAAATTCTGATGACCCTTCTGTAGAG gtGAGCTTGCAAACACAACTACACAGTGTTTACCCGGAGCTGGTGAATCACAGCCTGAAACACGACTTCTACTTCGTGCACCGGCTGGACTACGCGACGAGTGGCGTGATCTGCGTCGCCCTGAACAAGCGGGCGTGCTCGGACGCCACGGCGTGCTTCAGCGCGCGGCGGGCCAGGAAGTACTACGTGGCGTTGGTGCGCGGCCACGTGGCCTGGGAGAGCGCGCGGATGGACGAGGCGATCGGGGCGGACGGCCGCGAGGGAGGGGGGTCGGGCAGCCACCGGATGTGTGTGGCGTCCAGCCCCCACTGCGAGTCCCCCCGGCCGGCGAGCACGCGCGCCGTGGTGGCGCAGCGCGGACTGTACGACGGGGCGCCGGCCACCAAGCTGCTCCTGAGGCCCATCACCGGGCGGCGCCACCAGCTGCGCGTGCACTGCGCCAGCGCGGGCCACACCATCGTGGGCGACTACACCTACAGCGACCGCACGGACGTCGCTCCCTACAGGATGTTCCTGCACGCTCTCAG GTTGGTGCTGCCTATTAAGTCTGAACCACTAGACATCAGGACGGATGATTCTTTCACAAGTCATGACCCAAGAAACTTGTGGATTCCAATTGAAACAGTGAACACTATGGACACCAGTTTTGAAAAACTTGATAGCGGTGATGAATGA